From a single Miscanthus floridulus cultivar M001 chromosome 8, ASM1932011v1, whole genome shotgun sequence genomic region:
- the LOC136473128 gene encoding 12-oxophytodienoate reductase 7 yields the protein MASTDRSTPAEDRQQPRPSLFSPYQMPRFRLAHRVVLAPMTRCRAPDAVPGPALAEYYAQRSTEGGLLISEGTIISPSGPGFPRVPGIYNQEQTDAWRKVVDAVHAKGAIFFCQLWHVGRASHQVYQPGAAPPISSTDKPISSRWRILMPDGSYGKYPTPRRLATSEIPEIVEQYRQAAINAIKAGFDGIEIHGAHGYLIDQFLKDGINDRTDGYGGSLSNRCRFLLEVTRAVVSAIGADRVAVRVSPAIDHLDAYDSNPLQLGLAVVDRLNALQQEAGRLAYLHVTQPRYTAYGQTESGQHGSAEEESRLMRALRGAYRGTFMCSGGYTRELGVEAVESGDADLVSYGRLFIANPDLVERFRRDAPLNKYVRKTFYTPDPVVGYTDYPFLGQPKARM from the exons atGGCCTCCACGGACCGCTCCACGCCGGCGGAGGACCGGCAACAGCCGCGCCCGTCCCTCTTCTCGCCGTACCAGATGCCCCGCTTCCGCCTCGCCCACCG GGTGGTGCTGGCGCCGATGACCAGGTGCAGGGCGCCCGACGCGGTCCCGGGCCCCGCGCTCGCGGAGTACTACGCGCAGCGGTCCACGGAAGGCGGCTTGCTCATCTCCGAGGGCACCATCATCTCGCCCTCCGGCCCTGG GTTCCCTCGTGTCCCTGGGATATACAATCAAGAGCAGACTGATGCATGGAGAAAGGTGGTTGATGCTGTTCATGCCAAGGGAGCTATTTTTTTCTGCCAACTATGGCATGTAGGCCGAGCTTCTCACCAAG TGTATCAGCCGGGTGCTGCTCCTCCAATATCCTCTACTGATAAGCCAATATCATCAAGATGGAGGATACTGATGCCTGATGGATCCTATGGCAAGTATCCAACTCCGAGGCGCCTAGCCACATCCGAGATACCAGAAATTGTTGAACAGTATCGTCAAGCTGCCATAAACGCCATCAAAGCAG GTTTCGATGGCATCGAGATCCATGGCGCTCATGGCTACCTCATCGATCAGTTCCTCAAGGACGGTATCAACGACCGGACTGATGGGTATGGTGGCTCACTCTCCAACCGTTGCCGGTTCCTCCTGGAGGTGACCCGAGCCGTGGTCTCTGCGATAGGGGCAGACCGCGTCGCTGTCCGAGTGTCCCCGGCCATTGACCATCTTGACGCCTACGACTCCAACCCCCTGCAGCTCGGCCTGGCCGTGGTGGACCGTCTCAACGCTCTCCAGCAGGAGGCCGGGCGGCTGGCCTACCTCCACGTGACGCAGCCACGGTACACGGCGTACGGGCAGACGGAGTCGGGCCAGCACGGGAGCGCCGAGGAGGAGAGCCGGCTGATGCGTGCCCTGCGGGGTGCCTACCGTGGCACGTTCATGTGCAGCGGTGGGTACACGCGGGAGCTCGGCGTGGAGGCCGTCGAGTCCGGCGACGCCGACCTGGTGTCGTACGGGCGGCTGTTCATCGCTAACCCGGACCTGGTGGAGCGGTTTCGGCGCGACGCCCCGCTGAACAAATACGTGCGCAAGACGTTCTACACCCCGGACCCCGTCGTCGGTTACACGGACTACCCATTCCTTGGCCAGCCTAAGGCGCGCATGTGA